A region from the Deltaproteobacteria bacterium genome encodes:
- a CDS encoding phosphatase PAP2 family protein: MRAVVILALLGSASVAHAQATDAPPPLKVNVPLDLTITGVGAAAWLSSELLFKHQLAPATCRWCDRDAAGNDTLNAFDRNIRDDLVWHNPHTADVLSNVSAFALLPAVTLGGTALAAHHAGANANIGKDLLVVGEATILAQDANQIVKFAVGRERPFVHRLPEDQKSQTAMPDDNNLSFFSGHTTWAFSMATAAGTVCSMHGYKYAPWVWAGGLTVATGTALLRIGADKHYATDVITGAIVGTAFGIGVPRIFHQVETQPSKTAQGLSLSLGPSPAGPGLGISGQF, encoded by the coding sequence ATGCGCGCGGTCGTGATCTTGGCGTTGCTCGGTTCGGCCAGCGTGGCCCACGCACAGGCCACCGATGCGCCGCCGCCACTCAAGGTCAACGTCCCGCTGGATCTCACCATCACCGGTGTGGGCGCCGCGGCCTGGCTCTCCAGCGAGCTCCTCTTCAAGCACCAGCTCGCGCCCGCCACCTGCCGCTGGTGCGACCGCGACGCCGCCGGGAACGACACGCTGAACGCGTTCGATCGCAACATCCGCGACGATCTGGTCTGGCACAACCCCCACACCGCCGACGTGCTCTCCAACGTGAGCGCCTTCGCGCTCTTGCCTGCTGTCACGCTGGGCGGCACCGCGCTCGCCGCGCACCATGCGGGCGCCAACGCCAACATCGGCAAGGATCTGCTCGTCGTCGGCGAGGCCACCATCCTCGCGCAGGATGCGAACCAGATTGTTAAGTTCGCCGTCGGCCGCGAGCGGCCGTTCGTGCACCGGCTGCCCGAAGACCAGAAGTCGCAGACCGCGATGCCCGACGACAACAACCTCAGCTTCTTCTCCGGGCACACCACCTGGGCGTTCTCCATGGCCACCGCGGCGGGCACGGTGTGCAGCATGCACGGCTACAAGTACGCGCCGTGGGTCTGGGCGGGCGGGCTCACCGTGGCCACCGGCACGGCGCTCCTGCGCATCGGCGCGGACAAGCACTACGCGACCGACGTCATCACCGGCGCGATCGTGGGCACGGCCTTCGGCATCGGCGTGCCGCGGATCTTTCACCAGGTCGAGACGCAGCCGAGCAAGACGGCGCAGGGGCTCTCGCTGTCGCTCGGGCCGTCGCCTGCTGGCCCGGGGCTCGGCATCTCCGGCCAGTTCTGA
- a CDS encoding CehA/McbA family metallohydrolase: MRWSFVWALALLLPARIAAADHTLYFTGTMLATDPTYALVPFEVPAGTAEVQVSHVLNQDSNGTDILDFGLWDPNGFRGWGGGNTEDIVVGELAASRSYHPGPMTAGTWNVVIGKALVASAAHWTVVVTLRSQPTLPAETDRTPYTDVPALNPNPGWYAGDFHVHSRESGDARPSLDENATFARAQGLDFIECSDHNTDTQVDLIPQVQAQHSDLLLVPGDEFTTYSGHANGIGALHYVDHRLGLNGRTASQAADEFHAQGALFSVNHPALDLGSLCIGCGWHNDDVLASQVDALEVENGGWNEYGHAFATHTFQIWESYLDQGAHVTPLGGSDDHSAGVSEGTFGSPIAHPTTMVYASELSVPGILDAVRHGRTVVKLESPSDPMIDLVAGDARVGDTVHADSVHLAATITGGNGDQVRWVHNGVNGDPVSITSDPFVYEQDVSAPTGGSEDRWRAEVLVNGDPRTLTNHIWVAQALATPPDAGADDAGSSDTTTGSSSPPDAGGFVDTGGCSSTNADSAVILALFVGMGLWSARRRGRVR, translated from the coding sequence ATGCGTTGGTCGTTTGTCTGGGCGCTGGCGCTGCTGCTCCCCGCGCGCATCGCCGCCGCCGACCACACGCTCTACTTCACCGGCACCATGCTCGCGACGGATCCGACCTACGCGCTGGTGCCCTTCGAGGTCCCCGCAGGCACGGCCGAGGTGCAGGTCTCGCACGTGTTGAACCAGGACAGCAACGGCACCGACATCCTCGACTTCGGCCTCTGGGATCCGAACGGCTTCCGCGGCTGGGGCGGCGGCAACACCGAGGACATCGTGGTGGGCGAACTGGCGGCCTCGCGCAGCTACCACCCCGGGCCGATGACGGCGGGCACCTGGAACGTGGTGATTGGCAAAGCGCTGGTGGCGAGCGCGGCGCACTGGACGGTTGTCGTCACCCTGCGCTCGCAGCCCACGCTTCCGGCCGAAACGGATCGCACGCCGTACACCGATGTGCCGGCGCTGAATCCGAATCCGGGTTGGTACGCGGGAGACTTCCACGTGCACTCGCGCGAGAGCGGCGACGCGCGACCCAGCCTGGACGAGAACGCCACCTTCGCGCGCGCCCAGGGGCTCGACTTCATCGAGTGCTCCGACCACAACACCGACACCCAGGTGGATCTCATCCCGCAAGTGCAGGCGCAGCACAGCGACCTCCTGCTCGTGCCCGGCGACGAGTTCACCACCTACTCCGGCCACGCCAACGGCATCGGCGCGCTGCACTACGTCGACCACCGCCTGGGCTTGAACGGCCGCACCGCGAGCCAGGCCGCCGACGAGTTCCATGCCCAGGGCGCGCTCTTCTCCGTGAACCACCCGGCGCTGGATCTGGGCTCGCTCTGCATCGGCTGTGGCTGGCACAACGACGACGTGCTCGCCTCGCAGGTCGACGCGCTCGAGGTGGAGAACGGCGGCTGGAACGAGTACGGCCACGCGTTCGCCACGCACACCTTCCAGATCTGGGAGTCGTACCTCGACCAGGGCGCGCACGTGACCCCGCTCGGCGGCAGCGACGACCACAGCGCCGGCGTGAGCGAGGGCACCTTCGGCAGCCCCATCGCGCACCCGACGACGATGGTCTACGCGAGCGAGCTGAGCGTGCCGGGGATCTTGGACGCCGTCCGCCACGGGCGCACGGTGGTGAAGCTAGAGAGCCCGAGCGACCCCATGATCGATCTCGTGGCCGGCGACGCGCGCGTGGGCGACACCGTCCACGCCGACAGCGTGCACCTCGCGGCCACGATCACCGGCGGCAACGGCGACCAGGTCCGCTGGGTGCACAACGGCGTGAACGGCGATCCCGTTTCGATCACCTCGGATCCGTTCGTCTACGAGCAGGACGTCAGCGCGCCCACCGGCGGCAGCGAAGATCGCTGGCGCGCGGAGGTGCTCGTGAACGGCGACCCGCGCACGCTCACCAACCACATCTGGGTGGCGCAGGCGCTGGCGACGCCGCCGGACGCGGGAGCCGATGACGCCGGCAGCTCGGACACCACCACCGGCAGCAGCAGCCCGCCCGACGCAGGCGGCTTCGTGGACACGGGCGGCTGCAGCAGCACCAACGCCGACAGCGCGGTGATCCTCGCGCTCTTCGTGGGCATGGGCTTGTGGAGCGCGCGTCGGCGCGGAAGGGTGCGATGA
- a CDS encoding DUF2330 domain-containing protein yields the protein MKRLTLLAATLAVALFAPRPAHAFCGFYVGKAGAELYNHASKVVLVRDGNRTVLTMSNDFEGNMKDFALVVPVPTVLEKDQIHVGDKKYIDRIDSYSAPRLVEYSDPNPCQVYNYRSMAPMAAGAGMARMEKDDLAADRDERAKALGVKIEAEYSVGEYDIAILSAKQSDGLETYLKEQGYQIPAKAAAALEPYIKQNMKFFVAKVNLDEQKNTGVTYLRPIQIAYESEKFMLPIR from the coding sequence ATGAAACGTCTGACTCTCCTTGCCGCGACGCTCGCCGTCGCGCTCTTTGCGCCGCGCCCCGCCCACGCCTTCTGTGGCTTCTACGTGGGCAAGGCCGGCGCCGAGCTCTACAACCACGCCTCGAAGGTCGTCCTGGTACGCGACGGAAATCGCACCGTGCTCACCATGAGCAACGACTTCGAAGGCAACATGAAGGACTTCGCGCTCGTGGTGCCGGTGCCCACGGTGCTGGAGAAGGACCAGATCCACGTCGGCGACAAGAAGTACATCGACCGCATCGACAGCTACTCGGCGCCGCGGCTTGTCGAGTACTCGGATCCGAATCCTTGCCAGGTTTACAACTATCGAAGCATGGCGCCCATGGCCGCCGGCGCAGGCATGGCGCGCATGGAGAAGGACGACCTCGCCGCCGACCGCGACGAGCGCGCCAAGGCGCTGGGCGTGAAGATCGAGGCCGAGTACAGCGTGGGCGAGTACGACATCGCCATCCTCAGCGCCAAGCAGAGCGACGGCCTCGAGACGTACTTGAAAGAGCAGGGCTATCAAATTCCCGCCAAGGCCGCGGCGGCGCTCGAGCCATACATCAAGCAGAACATGAAGTTCTTCGTGGCCAAGGTGAACCTCGACGAGCAGAAGAACACCGGCGTTACCTACCTGCGGCCCATCCAGATCGCGTACGAGAGCGAGAAGTTCATGCTCCCCATCCGC
- a CDS encoding GNAT family N-acetyltransferase: MKLRPIEVSDVPALQALCGQVAGELEFEPAQVESQLQLAPGVNKAVGMFDGEALLAAAGMTALDRPRLRHAGKLWVAATAANSAQVRPLLEALRDVAFDWWHLDRLELALPATSPHHASLQGLMERELSRKRDWFDGKSIVDSFQYALLRTGLTAANVAREHVRPPKGPLPASLELREVRVEDAAGYVAVLSDPGVLWATLQAPLTPASIWIKRIASNDPARNHSRAALVDGEVVATFGLHGSPSPRRQHVWMLGMGIATAWQGRGLGRALMDDLMRIAQEQGIARVELDVYADNTRAIALYEKCGFVHEGRKRLESWREGAYTDGLAMARLF, encoded by the coding sequence ATGAAGCTTCGACCGATTGAAGTCTCGGATGTCCCCGCGCTGCAGGCGCTGTGCGGGCAGGTTGCCGGCGAGCTGGAGTTCGAGCCCGCGCAGGTGGAGTCGCAGCTGCAGCTCGCACCGGGGGTGAACAAGGCCGTCGGCATGTTCGACGGTGAGGCGCTGCTCGCCGCCGCGGGAATGACCGCGCTCGATCGGCCGCGGCTGCGGCATGCGGGCAAGCTCTGGGTCGCCGCGACGGCTGCGAACAGCGCGCAGGTGCGGCCGCTCCTCGAGGCGCTGCGAGATGTGGCCTTCGATTGGTGGCACCTGGATCGGCTCGAGCTCGCGCTGCCCGCGACGTCGCCGCACCATGCATCGCTGCAGGGCTTGATGGAGCGCGAGCTCTCTCGGAAGCGCGACTGGTTCGACGGCAAGTCGATCGTCGACAGCTTCCAGTACGCGCTGCTCCGCACCGGGCTGACCGCGGCGAACGTGGCGCGCGAGCACGTTCGTCCGCCGAAGGGTCCGCTGCCGGCGTCGCTCGAGCTTCGCGAGGTGCGCGTCGAGGACGCTGCGGGCTACGTGGCCGTGCTCTCGGATCCGGGCGTGCTCTGGGCGACGCTGCAAGCGCCGCTGACGCCGGCCTCGATCTGGATCAAGCGCATCGCCAGCAACGATCCCGCGCGCAACCACAGCCGCGCGGCGCTCGTCGACGGCGAGGTGGTCGCGACGTTTGGTCTGCACGGCTCGCCCAGCCCGCGTCGCCAGCACGTGTGGATGTTGGGCATGGGCATCGCCACCGCGTGGCAGGGGCGCGGACTCGGCCGCGCGCTGATGGACGACCTGATGCGCATCGCCCAAGAGCAGGGCATCGCCCGCGTGGAGCTCGACGTCTACGCGGACAACACCCGCGCCATCGCGCTCTACGAGAAGTGCGGCTTCGTGCACGAGGGACGAAAGCGGCTGGAGTCGTGGCGCGAGGGCGCGTACACCGACGGCCTCGCGATGGCCCGATTGTTCTGA
- a CDS encoding sigma-54-dependent Fis family transcriptional regulator: MPLDIDLSRFPVLVVDDEQDNLDVIRFNFKKSHPLTFARSGPEALEALKDLDCACIVSDQRMPGMTGLEFLREARKLRPDTVNVLLTAYADLPVLVEALNEGLVYRYVSKPFSTEDLGHALRGAIERFHLLRENRRLVEQLKAQNQYLEAEVSSRFDTGGIVGGAPALKAVLEQVRQVAPTASTVLLRGESGTGKELLARAIHLSSPRTKGPFVKVNCAALAPGVLESELFGHEKGSFTGALARKLGRFELADGGTLFLDEVGDLSMEIQVKLLRVLQEREFERVGGTETIKTDVRLVSATNKDLEKAIAAKEFREDLYYRLNVFPIYVPPLRERAEDIEPLAESFVARYSKSAGKKVGGVSDGALDKLLAYPWPGNVRELENVVERAVILAKGALLEADDLDFGRRLQTLSVMLPASATDLPGQLEEIEKRRLVEAMSKHKGRKSDVARELGINRSTLYYRLKKFGLDAEAAE, encoded by the coding sequence ATGCCACTCGATATTGATCTTTCGCGGTTTCCCGTTCTCGTCGTCGACGACGAGCAGGACAACCTCGACGTCATTCGCTTCAACTTCAAGAAGTCGCACCCGCTCACCTTCGCGCGCTCGGGCCCCGAGGCCCTCGAGGCGCTCAAGGATCTCGACTGCGCGTGCATCGTGAGCGACCAGCGCATGCCGGGCATGACCGGCCTGGAGTTTTTGCGCGAGGCCCGCAAGCTCCGCCCGGACACGGTGAACGTGCTGCTCACGGCCTACGCGGATCTGCCGGTGCTCGTGGAAGCCCTGAATGAAGGGCTGGTGTACCGCTACGTCTCCAAGCCGTTCTCGACGGAAGACCTGGGCCACGCGCTGCGCGGCGCCATCGAGCGCTTCCACCTGCTGCGCGAGAACCGCCGGCTGGTCGAGCAGCTCAAGGCGCAGAACCAGTACCTCGAAGCAGAAGTCAGCTCGCGCTTCGACACTGGCGGCATCGTGGGCGGCGCGCCCGCGCTCAAGGCGGTGCTGGAGCAGGTTCGGCAGGTGGCGCCCACCGCGTCGACCGTGCTGCTGCGCGGCGAGAGCGGCACCGGCAAGGAGCTGCTCGCGCGCGCGATCCACTTGTCGAGCCCGCGCACCAAGGGCCCGTTCGTGAAGGTGAACTGCGCCGCGCTCGCGCCGGGCGTCTTGGAGAGCGAGCTCTTCGGCCACGAGAAGGGCAGCTTCACCGGCGCGCTCGCGCGCAAGCTCGGCCGCTTCGAGCTCGCCGACGGCGGCACCCTCTTCCTCGACGAGGTGGGCGATCTCTCGATGGAGATCCAGGTGAAGCTCTTGCGCGTGCTCCAGGAGCGCGAGTTCGAGCGCGTGGGCGGCACAGAGACCATCAAGACCGACGTGCGGCTCGTCTCCGCGACCAACAAGGATCTCGAGAAGGCCATCGCCGCGAAGGAGTTCCGCGAGGACCTCTACTACCGGCTCAACGTGTTCCCCATCTACGTGCCGCCGCTGCGCGAGCGCGCCGAGGACATCGAGCCGCTCGCGGAGAGCTTCGTGGCCCGCTACTCGAAGAGCGCGGGCAAGAAGGTGGGCGGCGTGTCCGACGGCGCGCTGGACAAGCTGCTCGCCTATCCCTGGCCGGGCAACGTGCGCGAGCTGGAGAACGTGGTGGAGCGCGCGGTGATCCTCGCCAAGGGCGCCCTGCTCGAGGCCGACGATCTCGACTTCGGCCGGCGCCTGCAGACGCTCTCGGTGATGCTGCCGGCGAGCGCCACGGATCTGCCCGGCCAGCTCGAGGAGATCGAGAAGCGCCGGCTGGTGGAGGCGATGTCCAAGCACAAGGGCCGCAAGAGCGACGTGGCCCGCGAGCTGGGCATCAATCGCTCCACGCTCTATTACCGCTTGAAGAAGTTCGGTCTCGACGCCGAAGCGGCCGAGTGA
- a CDS encoding PQQ-binding-like beta-propeller repeat protein: MRMRWVVLAAVLGAVGCGKNDSGSSSGSSAGATATGTSGSHGSTTSGGSSGATTASGSSTGTTTSSSSTASSSTSSTGSSSTGSSSTGGSSTGGTDPADVLMEHKDPHRTGLYVDAAFTASAVPNIHPDTAFDGTFTGEPYAQPLFVSGANGATDLVIVGTEENDVIAFNAATGAQVWTQNLGDPWPLNELSCGNISTNGITGTGVIDSATRTFYVDALVHNVGHQVFALDVDTGHVKSGWPVTLDGNAQSNGATFDIDPGSGNPLVVQQERAALALMGGKLYVPFGGFYGDCGPYHGWVIAIDPTNASITGAWATRATGGGIWAPSGIAVEGQGLFVSTGNTFVGGINWSDGEAVFDLGPDASFDYATGNYWAPTNWKALDDSDIDMSGTGPLIFDLGTLHAVLAMGKDGKLYLLDRDALGGISNALVTLQASSNEIINAAATVADAQGQMVFYVSNPITCPTGSGDLGAVRIAPGSPPTITPVWCGDEVENLPGGGSPIVTSPDGQGSFVVWGVGAGGDNKLRAWDAETGTPLFDGTGSLTDTVHRFQAPIVAKGRLYIAADNRLESYVLQ; this comes from the coding sequence ATGCGCATGCGCTGGGTGGTGCTCGCGGCCGTTCTTGGGGCGGTGGGCTGCGGAAAGAACGACTCGGGTTCGTCGAGCGGCAGCAGCGCCGGCGCGACGGCGACCGGAACCTCGGGCTCGCATGGCAGCACCACGAGCGGCGGCTCGAGCGGCGCGACGACCGCCAGCGGCTCGAGCACGGGGACGACGACCAGCTCCAGCAGCACCGCTTCGAGCAGCACCAGCTCCACCGGAAGCAGCTCCACCGGAAGCAGCTCCACCGGCGGCAGCTCCACCGGCGGCACGGACCCGGCGGACGTGCTCATGGAGCACAAGGATCCGCACCGCACCGGGCTCTACGTCGACGCGGCGTTCACGGCGTCGGCAGTGCCCAACATCCACCCGGACACCGCGTTCGACGGCACCTTCACGGGCGAGCCCTACGCGCAGCCGCTCTTCGTGAGCGGCGCGAATGGCGCCACGGACCTGGTGATCGTCGGGACCGAGGAGAACGACGTCATCGCCTTCAACGCCGCCACCGGCGCGCAGGTGTGGACGCAGAACCTGGGCGATCCCTGGCCGCTCAACGAGCTCTCCTGCGGCAACATCAGCACCAACGGCATCACCGGCACCGGCGTGATCGATTCGGCCACGCGCACGTTCTACGTGGACGCGCTGGTGCACAACGTGGGGCACCAGGTCTTCGCTCTCGATGTCGACACCGGCCACGTGAAGAGCGGCTGGCCCGTGACCCTCGACGGCAACGCGCAGAGCAACGGCGCCACCTTCGACATCGATCCGGGCTCGGGCAACCCGCTGGTGGTGCAGCAGGAGCGGGCCGCGCTCGCGCTCATGGGCGGCAAGCTCTACGTGCCCTTCGGCGGCTTCTACGGCGACTGCGGCCCGTACCACGGCTGGGTGATCGCCATTGATCCGACCAACGCGAGCATCACCGGCGCCTGGGCCACGCGCGCCACCGGCGGCGGCATCTGGGCGCCGAGCGGAATCGCCGTCGAAGGGCAGGGCCTCTTCGTGAGCACGGGCAACACCTTCGTGGGCGGCATCAACTGGAGCGACGGCGAGGCCGTCTTCGACCTGGGCCCCGACGCCAGCTTCGACTACGCCACCGGCAACTACTGGGCGCCCACCAACTGGAAGGCGCTCGACGACAGCGACATCGACATGAGCGGCACCGGCCCGCTGATCTTCGACCTCGGCACGCTGCACGCGGTGCTGGCCATGGGCAAGGACGGCAAGCTCTACCTGCTCGACCGCGACGCGCTGGGCGGCATCTCCAATGCGCTGGTGACGCTCCAGGCCTCGAGCAACGAGATCATCAACGCCGCGGCCACCGTCGCCGACGCGCAGGGGCAGATGGTGTTCTACGTGAGCAACCCCATCACCTGCCCCACCGGCTCGGGCGACCTGGGCGCGGTGCGCATCGCGCCGGGCTCACCGCCGACGATCACCCCGGTCTGGTGCGGCGACGAGGTGGAGAACCTGCCCGGCGGTGGCTCGCCCATCGTCACCTCACCCGACGGCCAGGGCAGCTTCGTGGTCTGGGGCGTTGGCGCTGGCGGCGACAACAAGCTCCGCGCCTGGGACGCCGAGACGGGCACGCCGCTCTTCGACGGCACCGGCTCGCTCACCGACACCGTGCACCGCTTCCAGGCGCCCATCGTGGCCAAGGGCCGGCTCTACATCGCTGCGGACAACCGGCTGGAGAGCTACGTGCTGCAGTAG
- the wecB gene encoding UDP-N-acetylglucosamine 2-epimerase (non-hydrolyzing): MRPWVLHVCGARPNFMKVAPVWRAIASRAELGQKLLHTGQHYDEKMSDVFFAELGLPVPDVALGVGSGSHAEQTAKLMVELEKVVARERPQLISVVGDVNSTLAAALVAAKACIPLAHVEAGLRSFDRGMPEEVNRVVVDRLADLLLTPSADGDANLRNEGVDPKRIVRVGNVMIDSLRAQLQTAQLRDALAKLKLKPKSYAVLTLHRPANVDDPQVLARILDGVRWVQSQLPVVFPVHPRTRATLGALADKLGGMPNLIRVDPQGYLDFLCLTSQARLVLTDSGGLQEETTALGVPCLTLRQNTERPITVSEGTNQLVGTDPKRIRAAAEEILAGKGKPGRIPEGWDGRAGERVARTYERFLGRALS; the protein is encoded by the coding sequence ATGAGACCGTGGGTGCTGCATGTCTGCGGGGCGCGGCCGAACTTCATGAAGGTCGCGCCGGTGTGGCGGGCGATCGCTTCGCGCGCGGAGCTGGGCCAGAAGCTGCTGCACACCGGCCAGCACTACGACGAGAAGATGAGCGACGTCTTCTTCGCCGAGCTGGGCTTGCCCGTTCCGGACGTGGCGCTCGGCGTCGGATCCGGATCCCACGCGGAGCAGACGGCGAAGCTGATGGTGGAGCTGGAGAAGGTCGTGGCGCGCGAGAGGCCGCAGCTCATCTCCGTGGTCGGCGATGTGAACAGCACCCTGGCCGCCGCGCTGGTGGCTGCCAAGGCCTGCATTCCGCTCGCGCACGTGGAGGCCGGCCTGCGCAGCTTCGACCGCGGCATGCCCGAGGAAGTGAACCGGGTGGTCGTGGATCGGCTCGCGGATCTGCTGCTCACGCCCTCCGCCGACGGCGACGCCAACCTGCGCAACGAAGGCGTGGATCCCAAGCGCATCGTGCGCGTGGGAAACGTGATGATCGACTCGCTGCGCGCGCAGCTCCAGACCGCCCAGCTCCGCGACGCCCTGGCGAAGCTGAAATTGAAACCGAAAAGTTATGCGGTGCTCACGCTGCATCGGCCCGCGAACGTGGACGACCCGCAGGTGCTCGCGCGGATCCTGGATGGCGTGCGCTGGGTGCAGTCGCAGCTGCCGGTGGTCTTTCCGGTGCACCCGCGCACGCGGGCCACCCTCGGCGCGCTCGCCGACAAGCTCGGCGGCATGCCCAACCTGATCCGCGTGGATCCGCAGGGCTACCTGGACTTCCTCTGCCTCACCAGCCAGGCGCGCCTGGTGCTCACCGACTCCGGCGGGCTGCAGGAAGAGACCACCGCGCTCGGCGTGCCTTGTCTGACGCTGCGCCAGAACACCGAGCGGCCCATCACCGTCTCCGAGGGCACCAACCAGCTGGTGGGCACGGACCCCAAGCGAATCCGCGCGGCGGCCGAGGAGATCCTCGCCGGCAAGGGCAAGCCGGGCCGCATTCCCGAGGGCTGGGACGGGCGAGCGGGCGAGCGTGTCGCGCGGACGTACGAGCGCTTTCTCGGCCGCGCGCTAAGCTGA
- a CDS encoding RnfABCDGE type electron transport complex subunit D, which produces MRLPLAKDPRWFQIAFLASFAAAGMWEGVVPLVQPVLTVAAAAASQWLNTKLRRVPSQGYLSPVITGLGVALLVRSDLVWLPPACAAVAIASKFWIRINGKHVFNPANLGLAGGMLATTHIWASPSQWGEDTVLLFWFLALGLTVVVRALRTDISFAFLGFWIALKAGRVLYLGQRLAVLEHQLAFGSLIVFTFFMISDPKTTPDSRAGRILYAGVVAVLAFVLQHRFWVMNSPVWALFFLSPLVPVIDRLIKGVRYQWPSLGAPQLNPQLSTAGAR; this is translated from the coding sequence ATGCGCCTCCCGCTCGCCAAAGACCCCCGCTGGTTCCAGATCGCCTTCCTGGCCTCGTTTGCGGCCGCGGGCATGTGGGAGGGCGTGGTTCCCCTGGTGCAGCCGGTGCTCACGGTGGCCGCCGCCGCGGCGTCGCAGTGGCTCAACACCAAGCTCCGGCGCGTGCCCAGCCAGGGCTACCTCTCGCCGGTGATCACCGGCCTGGGCGTGGCGCTCCTGGTGCGCAGCGATCTGGTCTGGCTGCCGCCGGCGTGCGCCGCCGTGGCCATCGCGTCCAAGTTCTGGATCCGCATCAACGGCAAGCACGTGTTCAACCCCGCCAACCTGGGGCTCGCGGGCGGCATGCTGGCCACCACGCACATCTGGGCCTCGCCGAGCCAGTGGGGCGAGGACACCGTGCTGCTCTTCTGGTTCCTGGCGCTGGGGCTGACGGTGGTCGTCCGCGCGCTGCGCACCGACATCAGCTTCGCGTTCCTGGGCTTCTGGATCGCGCTCAAGGCGGGCCGCGTCCTGTACCTGGGCCAGCGCCTCGCGGTGCTCGAGCACCAGCTCGCGTTCGGCAGCCTCATCGTCTTCACGTTCTTCATGATCAGCGACCCCAAGACCACCCCCGACTCCCGCGCCGGCCGCATCCTCTACGCCGGGGTCGTGGCCGTGCTCGCGTTCGTCCTCCAGCACCGCTTCTGGGTGATGAACTCGCCGGTCTGGGCGCTCTTCTTCCTCTCGCCCCTGGTGCCGGTGATCGACCGGCTCATCAAGGGCGTTCGCTACCAGTGGCCGAGCCTGGGAGCGCCGCAGCTCAACCCGCAGCTCTCCACCGCAGGTGCCCGATGA
- a CDS encoding 1-acyl-sn-glycerol-3-phosphate acyltransferase, with the protein MAVYSVIYWIFLCSTCVIYFAGALVVWLVTWPFDRNRRVLHLYSCLWAQTYFWVNPLWRLRIEGRDKLPWHGPAVIVANHQSLGDILVLFGLFRPYKWVSKASVFKVPFLGWNMKLNGYVGLVRGDKDSIAKMMAECKAWLEKGVPVLLFPEGTRSPDGEVKAFKDGAFRLACECDVPVIPMALTGTADTLPKHGFKVSLRSNCRVKVLEPLKPSDHGRSVDALRDETRARIIAAKNELDRERGIPLPVETRAA; encoded by the coding sequence ATGGCGGTCTACTCGGTCATCTACTGGATCTTCCTCTGCTCGACCTGCGTGATCTATTTCGCGGGCGCGCTGGTGGTCTGGCTGGTGACCTGGCCGTTCGATCGCAACCGCCGCGTGCTGCACCTCTACTCGTGCCTCTGGGCGCAGACCTACTTCTGGGTAAACCCGCTCTGGCGGCTGCGCATCGAGGGCCGCGACAAGCTGCCCTGGCACGGGCCGGCCGTGATCGTGGCGAACCACCAGTCGCTCGGTGACATCCTGGTGCTCTTCGGGCTCTTCCGTCCGTACAAGTGGGTGAGCAAGGCCAGCGTGTTCAAGGTGCCGTTCCTCGGCTGGAATATGAAACTGAATGGTTATGTCGGCCTCGTCCGCGGCGACAAGGACTCGATCGCGAAGATGATGGCCGAGTGCAAGGCCTGGCTGGAGAAGGGCGTGCCGGTGCTCCTCTTCCCCGAGGGAACGCGCTCGCCGGACGGTGAGGTCAAAGCGTTCAAGGACGGCGCGTTCCGGCTCGCGTGCGAGTGCGACGTGCCGGTGATCCCCATGGCGCTCACGGGCACCGCGGACACGCTGCCCAAGCACGGCTTCAAGGTGTCGCTGCGCTCGAACTGTCGGGTGAAGGTGCTCGAGCCGCTGAAGCCGAGCGACCACGGCCGTTCGGTGGACGCGCTTCGCGACGAGACCCGGGCGCGGATCATCGCGGCGAAGAACGAGCTCGATCGGGAGCGCGGAATTCCCCTGCCGGTCGAGACGCGCGCGGCCTAG